In Capsicum annuum cultivar UCD-10X-F1 chromosome 11, UCD10Xv1.1, whole genome shotgun sequence, one genomic interval encodes:
- the LOC107847943 gene encoding BTB/POZ domain-containing protein At1g67900, producing MKFMKLGSRPDTFITTEAVRSVNSEVISDLIVQVKGSRYLLHKFPLLSKCSRLQRLCSESPETSQHQIVQLPDFPGGIEAFELCAKFCYGITITLSAYNIVAARCAAEYLQMTEDVEKGNLIYKLEVFFNSCILSGWKDSIVTLQITKSFPLWSEDLGITSRCIENIASKVLAHPSKVNLSRTYSRRGPRDDISCNESESRRHNKGSSKVWWAEDLAELSIDLYWRSMIAIKSGGKVPASVIGDALRVYASRWLPNISKYANHEKHVVHDQSESDSIGKHRLLLESIISLLPAEKGAVSCSFLLKLLKAANILKASCSSKMELARRVGLQLEDASVNDLLIPCVSHTFDTIYDVDVVITILQQFMLQVQSPPTSPLRRKGDFERRRSRSAENIDLEFQESRRSSSASHSSKLKVAKLVDGYLQEIASDTNLPLSKFITIAEAIPEFARLDHDDLYKAIDIYLKGHPGLNKSERKRLCRILDCKKLSMDVCMHAAQNELLPLRVVVQVLFFEQARTAMSGGHVTELPSNIKALLANHDDTAKTSASFNKAKMIPVDDQWSNASGLKSPKSNISTLKMKLAEDDDLDEHNADEIGKSSRIRALCVLPNRPKKMFSKLWSNSRSSVASEKN from the exons ATGAAGTTTATGAAACTTGGATCTAGGCCTGACACTTTCATCACTACTGAGGCTGTAAG GTCAGTTAATTCTGAAGTTATTAGTGATCTCATAGTCCAAGTAAAGGGTAGCAGATATTTGCTTCACAAG TTTCCTCTGCTGTCAAAGTGCTCAAGGCTGCAGAGGCTATGCTCTGAAAGTCCAGAAACCTCACAGCACCAAATTGTGCAGCTACCAGATTTTCCTGGTGGAATTGAAGCATTTGAGCTATGTGCAAAATTCTGCTATGGAATCACTATTACTCTAAGTGCCTACAACATTGTTGCGGCTCGGTGTGCTGCAGAGTACCTGCAGATGACAGAGGATGTAGAGAAAGGAAACTTGATTTACAAACTCGAAGTATTCTTCAATTCTTGCATACTTTCAGGTTGGAAAGACTCAATTGTGACATTACAGATTACTAAGTCCTTTCCTTTATGGTCTGAGGACTTGGGAATTACAAGCAGATGTATTGAAAACATTGCTTCAAAAGTCCTGGCTCATCCTTCAAAGGTGAATTTGTCGAGGACCTACTCAAGAAGAGGCCCGAGGGATGATATTTCTTGCAATGAATCTGAAAGCAGAAGGCATAATAAAGGTTCATCTAAAGTTTGGTGGGCTGAAGATTTAGCAGAATTGAGCATAGACCTTTATTGGAGAAGTATGATAGCCATCAAATCTGGTGGGAAAGTACCTGCTAGTGTTATCGGTGATGCATTGCGAGTTTATGCTTCAAGATGGTTACCAAACATTTCAAAGTATGCAAATCATGAGAAGCATGTGGTACATGATCAATCCGAATCAGATTCAATTGGAAAACACAGGCTGCTTTTGGAGTCAATAATCAGCTTGTTACCAGCTGAAAAGGGGGCAGtttcttgtagtttcttgttgaAACTGCTTAAAGCCGCTAACATTCTGAAGGCTTCTTGTTCATCCAAGATGGAATTGGCAAGAAGGGTTGGGCTTCAATTAGAAGATGCTAGTGTTAATGATCTGTTAATACCTTGTGTCTCACACACATTTGACACAATTTATGATGTGGATGTGGTTATCACCATATTACAACAGTTCATGTTGCAGGTGCAAAGTCCCCCAACGAGTCCACTAAGAAGGAAAGGAGATTTTGAGAGGAGAAGGTCCCGGTCCGCGGAGAATATTGACCTTGAGTTTCAAGAAAGCAGAAGATCTTCTTCAGCATCACATAGCTCAAAACTCAAGGTAGCTAAGCTTGTCGATGGATATCTTCAAGAAATTGCCAGTGACACAAATTTGCCCCTGTCAAAATTCATAACAATTGCTGAAGCAATTCCAGAGTTTGCCAGGCTTGACCATGATGATCTTTACAAAGCAATTGACATCTATCTCAAG GGGCATCCAGGGCTGAACAAGAGTGAAAGAAAGCGCCTGTGCAGGATATTAGACTGCAAGAAACTATCAATGGATGTTTGCATGCATGCTGCACAAAATGAATTACTTCCACTAAGGGTAGTTGTTCAAGTTCTTTTTTTTGAGCAAGCTCGAACCGCCATGTCTGGTGGACATGTAACAGAGTTGCCTAGTAACATCAAGGCACTTCTAGCAAACCATGATGACACAGCCAAGACTTCAGCATCTTTTAACAAGGCCAAAATGATACCAGTTGATGACCAGTGGAGTAATGCCTCAGGCCTAAAATCACCAAAGTCCAACATTTCAACTCTGAAAATGAAGCTAGCTGAAGATGACGATTTGGATGAACATAATGCTGATGAAATTGGgaaatcttcaagaattcgcGCTCTATGTGTGCTTCCAAATCGACCTAAAAAAATGTTCAGCAAGTTATGGTCAAACAGTAGATCATCAGTGGCAAGTGAAAAAAACTGA